A stretch of the Streptomyces sp. NBC_00078 genome encodes the following:
- a CDS encoding MFS transporter, whose product MLKTVREQATGLTKDQRNAFVAAYLGWAMDAFDYFLVVLVYSEIADDFHVSLTDMAFLTTATLVMRPVGALLFGIWADRRGRRLPLMVDVVFYSIVGFACAFAPNYTVLLVLRLLYGIGMGGEWGLGAALAMEKIPAERRGFWSGLLQSGYSLGYLLAAVAFFGIEPTFGWRGLFAFSLVPALVALWVRTRVEESEVWEKSVGLNRTPAHQVFRNPAVLRRFVYLVALMTAFNWMSHGTQDIYPTFVKKGLGLSPDTAIAIAVVYNIGAMIGGALLGAFSERLGRRRTVMLAAAGGLSVVPFFVLSTTVGWLMLSAFLMQVCVQGAWGVIPAHLTEMSPDAIRGFYPGVTYQLGNLIAALNLPLQEAIADRHGYPAAMTWTVVPALAVVIALSAVGKEAKGIRFGGTGTQTPSTAPADTV is encoded by the coding sequence ATGCTGAAGACCGTCCGAGAGCAGGCAACAGGTCTTACCAAGGATCAGCGCAACGCCTTCGTCGCCGCCTATCTGGGCTGGGCGATGGACGCCTTCGACTATTTTCTGGTGGTTCTCGTCTACAGCGAGATAGCCGACGACTTCCATGTCTCCCTCACTGACATGGCCTTCCTCACCACCGCGACCCTGGTGATGCGTCCGGTCGGTGCCCTGCTCTTCGGCATATGGGCGGACCGCAGAGGCCGCCGGCTGCCGCTCATGGTCGACGTGGTCTTCTACTCGATCGTCGGCTTCGCGTGCGCCTTCGCGCCCAACTACACCGTCCTGCTGGTCCTTCGTCTGCTGTACGGCATCGGCATGGGCGGCGAGTGGGGCCTGGGGGCGGCGCTGGCGATGGAGAAGATTCCCGCTGAGCGGCGGGGCTTCTGGTCGGGCCTGCTGCAGAGCGGCTATTCGCTGGGATATCTGCTCGCCGCTGTGGCCTTCTTCGGCATCGAACCCACCTTCGGCTGGCGGGGGTTGTTCGCCTTCAGTCTGGTCCCCGCTCTGGTCGCCCTGTGGGTGCGCACCCGGGTGGAGGAGAGCGAGGTGTGGGAGAAGAGCGTCGGGCTCAACCGCACTCCCGCCCACCAGGTGTTCAGGAACCCGGCCGTGCTGCGGCGCTTCGTGTATCTGGTGGCGCTGATGACCGCCTTCAACTGGATGTCGCACGGCACCCAGGACATCTATCCGACCTTCGTCAAGAAGGGCCTGGGCCTTTCCCCGGACACGGCCATCGCCATCGCGGTGGTCTACAACATCGGTGCCATGATCGGAGGCGCGCTGCTCGGTGCCTTCTCCGAAAGGCTGGGGCGCCGCCGCACGGTCATGCTCGCGGCGGCGGGGGGTCTGTCGGTGGTGCCCTTCTTCGTGCTGTCCACCACCGTCGGCTGGTTGATGCTCTCCGCCTTCCTGATGCAGGTGTGCGTACAGGGAGCCTGGGGCGTCATTCCCGCACATCTGACAGAGATGAGCCCGGACGCGATCCGGGGCTTCTACCCGGGCGTCACCTACCAGCTCGGCAACCTGATCGCCGCCCTCAACCTGCCGCTCCAGGAGGCCATCGCGGACCGTCACGGCTATCCCGCGGCGATGACGTGGACCGTGGTGCCCGCCCTGGCCGTGGTGATCGCCCTCAGCGCCGTCGGCAAGGAGGCCAAGGGCATCCGCTTCGGCGGCACGGGCACGCAGACGCCGAGCACGGCACCGGCCGACACGGTGTAG
- a CDS encoding PP2C family protein-serine/threonine phosphatase: MRIVRAGHLPPLLRLPDGHTKIPGVPVGPLLGIDATARFPEPELRLAPGSVLALYTDRSIERRDSDIRSDVERLQGSPALLGGGGPDDLADGLLRDVCHASPDRADDIALLLTEYAPPRR; this comes from the coding sequence GTGCGCATCGTCCGCGCGGGCCATCTCCCGCCCCTGCTGAGGCTGCCCGACGGACACACCAAGATCCCGGGGGTGCCCGTCGGCCCACTGCTCGGCATCGACGCGACGGCACGCTTCCCGGAGCCTGAGCTGCGTCTCGCTCCCGGGTCGGTCCTGGCCCTCTATACGGACAGGTCGATCGAGAGGCGCGACTCGGACATCCGCTCCGACGTCGAGCGACTCCAGGGGTCGCCGGCCCTGCTTGGCGGGGGCGGCCCGGACGATCTGGCCGACGGGCTGCTGCGGGACGTCTGCCACGCTTCCCCCGACAGGGCGGACGACATCGCGCTCCTGCTCACCGAGTACGCCCCGCCACGACGTTGA
- a CDS encoding substrate-binding domain-containing protein, translating to MHRNRNTPSVRNARSTATVLVVAVFVLAGCERGSSSGPAHSTSGPSGCPAAQSRAEAAVSRAERTDFPWNGPTSGPTAVAGKTIVYVAQTMTNPGVAGAADSVRQAARVIGWHVRVIDGGGTPAGIQAAMSEAVDVRPSGIVIGGFDPGSTSQQVARANAAGIPLIGWHAVASPGPSRRPRLFTNVTTKVEDVARASAQWVIASSDGTAGAVVFTDASIPFAKHKSDLIRKELATCAGVELLAYENIPIPDAGSRTPREISSLLSRFQGRWTHSVAINDLYFADAAPAFRAAGKKGSGPPFNIGAGDGDPSAFQRINSKEYQAATVPEPLSLQGWQIVDEFNRAFSGRPASGYVAPVHISTADNSHGATTWDPAGYREAYRKIWGT from the coding sequence GTGCACCGCAACCGCAACACCCCCAGCGTCCGCAACGCGCGGTCCACTGCCACCGTCCTGGTGGTCGCGGTCTTCGTGCTGGCGGGCTGTGAACGCGGCTCGTCGAGCGGCCCGGCGCACTCCACCTCGGGTCCGAGCGGCTGCCCCGCGGCCCAGAGCAGGGCCGAGGCCGCCGTCAGCCGGGCGGAGCGGACCGACTTCCCCTGGAACGGACCGACCAGCGGTCCCACCGCGGTGGCCGGCAAGACCATCGTCTACGTCGCCCAGACCATGACCAATCCCGGAGTCGCGGGCGCCGCGGACAGCGTGCGGCAAGCCGCGCGCGTCATCGGCTGGCACGTCCGGGTGATCGACGGTGGCGGCACCCCCGCCGGCATCCAGGCCGCGATGAGCGAGGCCGTGGACGTCAGACCCTCGGGCATCGTCATCGGAGGCTTCGACCCGGGCTCGACCTCGCAGCAGGTGGCGCGTGCGAACGCGGCAGGCATCCCGCTCATCGGCTGGCACGCGGTCGCTTCCCCCGGCCCCAGCCGGCGCCCCAGGCTCTTCACCAACGTCACCACCAAAGTCGAGGACGTGGCCAGAGCCAGTGCGCAGTGGGTCATCGCGAGCTCCGACGGCACAGCCGGGGCCGTGGTCTTCACCGATGCCTCGATCCCCTTCGCCAAGCACAAGTCCGACCTGATCAGGAAGGAGCTGGCCACCTGCGCGGGCGTAGAGCTGCTGGCGTACGAGAACATCCCGATCCCGGATGCCGGCAGCCGCACGCCCCGGGAGATCTCCTCGCTGCTCTCCCGCTTCCAGGGGAGGTGGACCCACTCCGTCGCCATCAACGACCTGTACTTCGCCGATGCGGCCCCGGCGTTCCGCGCGGCCGGCAAGAAGGGGTCCGGCCCGCCCTTCAACATCGGCGCCGGTGACGGCGACCCCTCCGCCTTCCAGCGCATCAACAGCAAGGAGTACCAGGCGGCCACCGTGCCGGAGCCGCTGTCCCTGCAGGGCTGGCAGATCGTCGACGAGTTCAATCGCGCCTTCTCCGGCCGGCCGGCCAGCGGGTATGTGGCCCCTGTCCACATCAGCACGGCCGACAACAGCCACGGCGCCACGACCTGGGATCCGGCGGGATACCGGGAGGCGTACCGGAAGATCTGGGGCACGTGA
- a CDS encoding ABC transporter permease encodes MTGSPTPAAPPPRPRRSGPPRRLTRLHGRGGQLIGAYGLLTLTALLFLVFSLTLPRTFPTRDTVDSILSNQSIPAVLALAAMVPIVTGAFDLSIGYGLGLAHVMVMQLIVGDGWPWPLACLTVIAGGGVVGVLNGVVVEFGRIDSFIATLGTGSMMYAVTGWVTGGSRIVPGPQGLPAAFTDIYASTFLGLPVPAFYVLALAVALWVVLERLPLGRYLHVVGSNPRAAELVGIPTRKYTVYAFAASGLIVGFDGVLLAAQQQIGNPSVGLDYLLPAFVGALLGSTAITPGRPNALGTLVAIAVLAVGLTGIAQMGGDFWTVPLFYGGTLLLAVGLAGYSARRRLRTGAVVARDSPAVTQDDGTPGSPP; translated from the coding sequence GTGACCGGCTCCCCGACTCCGGCTGCGCCCCCGCCACGACCGCGTCGCTCGGGCCCACCGAGGCGACTCACCCGACTGCACGGCCGTGGCGGGCAACTCATCGGCGCCTACGGCCTCCTGACCCTCACCGCCCTGCTCTTCCTGGTCTTCTCCCTCACCCTGCCGCGTACGTTTCCCACCCGGGACACCGTCGACTCGATCCTGTCCAACCAGTCGATCCCGGCCGTCCTCGCACTCGCCGCGATGGTCCCCATCGTGACCGGCGCGTTCGACCTCTCCATCGGCTACGGTCTCGGCCTGGCGCACGTCATGGTGATGCAGCTCATCGTGGGCGACGGGTGGCCCTGGCCGCTCGCCTGCCTCACGGTGATCGCCGGAGGGGGTGTCGTGGGCGTCCTCAACGGTGTCGTCGTCGAATTCGGACGGATCGACTCGTTCATCGCCACGCTCGGAACCGGCAGCATGATGTACGCGGTGACCGGATGGGTCACCGGCGGCAGCCGGATCGTCCCCGGCCCGCAAGGCCTCCCGGCCGCCTTCACCGACATCTACGCCTCGACGTTCCTCGGCCTGCCGGTTCCCGCCTTTTACGTGCTCGCGCTCGCGGTCGCCCTCTGGGTGGTTCTGGAGCGGCTGCCGCTCGGCAGGTACCTGCACGTCGTCGGGTCGAACCCGCGCGCCGCCGAACTGGTCGGCATCCCGACCCGCAAGTACACCGTCTACGCCTTCGCCGCGTCGGGACTGATCGTCGGCTTCGACGGAGTGCTGCTCGCGGCCCAGCAGCAGATCGGCAATCCCAGCGTCGGCCTCGACTACCTGCTGCCCGCGTTCGTCGGGGCCCTCCTCGGCTCCACCGCCATCACACCCGGGCGCCCCAACGCCCTGGGCACCCTCGTCGCCATCGCCGTCCTCGCCGTCGGCCTCACCGGCATCGCCCAGATGGGCGGCGATTTCTGGACCGTCCCGTTGTTCTACGGCGGCACCCTGCTCCTCGCCGTCGGACTGGCCGGCTACTCCGCTCGTCGCCGACTGCGCACCGGCGCGGTCGTGGCCCGCGATTCGCCCGCCGTGACACAGGACGACGGCACGCCGGGCAGCCCTCCATGA